In Mycetocola zhujimingii, one DNA window encodes the following:
- a CDS encoding metallopeptidase family protein, translated as MFTLDADAFEALVGDVFDTLPDDMVDGLDNVVIVIEDLPEDGSLDLLGLYSGVALTDRGQYGFGELPDMISIYREPLLAIVDNEEQLRDQVRITLVHEIAHFYGIDDDELHSLGWG; from the coding sequence ATGTTCACCCTCGACGCTGATGCATTCGAAGCACTCGTCGGCGACGTATTCGACACGCTGCCTGACGACATGGTCGACGGACTCGACAATGTGGTCATCGTCATCGAGGATCTTCCCGAAGACGGTTCGCTCGACCTCCTCGGCCTGTACTCGGGTGTGGCACTGACCGATCGCGGGCAGTACGGCTTCGGCGAGTTGCCCGACATGATCAGCATCTACCGCGAGCCTCTTCTCGCCATCGTCGACAACGAAGAGCAGCTCAGGGACCAGGTCCGCATCACACTGGTGCACGAAATCGCCCACTTCTACGGAATCGACGATGACGAATTGCACTCGCTCGGCTGGGGCTGA
- a CDS encoding D-alanyl-D-alanine carboxypeptidase family protein produces the protein MGVARGLGIFAGTLVILGAGIYGPVTLVGPLPTASVTALPASAPDAASVPPALPTTGASAVTEAPDTAPLAVAGTPDAVPMAGITKTITALVVLDAKPLVDGAPGGTVPITSDDYLNYVDYRDAGTRTVTVYTEDQWTQREMLQALLLGSSNNHADTLARWAFGSTEAYVEAANAWLVENGMTETTVVDATGLDEASVGTAKDLSRLAALALTNPAISSVLAEPVTGLPSRRGITNTTTYLPEQQVVGISRSYTDAAGICLLFAGDVTIEGVSYRFYGAFLRQPDWDTLETAVTGVMESARAGVTPTPVLAEATPVVSFTTAWGDSANGISGASPARLRWRAATPEIDVKTDEVTSAGTGTKVGSISVVDGSTSARTSLTLDGALTDPGVFWRLSHPIPVIGALIDSLND, from the coding sequence ATGGGCGTAGCACGGGGTCTCGGGATCTTCGCCGGAACACTGGTCATTCTCGGAGCGGGCATCTATGGGCCCGTCACGCTGGTCGGCCCGCTGCCGACGGCATCCGTGACCGCGCTTCCCGCATCCGCGCCCGACGCGGCGAGTGTGCCCCCCGCACTGCCGACGACCGGCGCCAGCGCCGTCACCGAAGCGCCAGACACCGCTCCCCTCGCGGTCGCTGGTACTCCAGACGCTGTCCCGATGGCCGGTATCACCAAGACGATCACCGCCCTGGTCGTCCTCGATGCCAAACCGCTCGTTGACGGTGCCCCCGGCGGGACCGTTCCCATCACGAGCGATGACTACCTGAACTACGTCGATTACCGCGACGCCGGCACCCGCACCGTCACCGTCTATACCGAGGATCAGTGGACCCAGCGCGAGATGCTGCAGGCACTGCTTCTCGGCTCGAGCAACAACCATGCCGACACGCTCGCACGCTGGGCATTCGGATCCACCGAGGCGTACGTCGAGGCCGCGAACGCCTGGCTGGTCGAGAACGGCATGACCGAGACCACGGTGGTCGACGCCACAGGGCTTGACGAAGCAAGCGTCGGCACAGCGAAAGATCTCTCCCGCCTGGCCGCCCTCGCGCTCACCAACCCGGCGATATCGTCTGTGCTCGCCGAACCGGTCACCGGTCTCCCGAGCCGGCGCGGCATCACCAACACGACGACCTACCTGCCCGAGCAGCAGGTGGTCGGGATTTCACGGAGCTACACGGATGCCGCTGGCATCTGCCTCCTCTTCGCCGGCGACGTGACCATCGAGGGCGTGTCGTACAGGTTCTACGGCGCATTCCTCAGGCAACCGGACTGGGATACTCTCGAAACGGCCGTCACCGGCGTGATGGAGAGCGCAAGAGCCGGAGTCACGCCCACACCGGTCCTCGCCGAGGCCACCCCTGTCGTCTCGTTCACTACCGCGTGGGGCGATTCGGCGAACGGAATCTCCGGAGCGTCACCCGCACGACTCCGCTGGCGCGCGGCTACGCCCGAGATCGATGTAAAGACTGACGAGGTCACGTCGGCCGGGACCGGCACTAAGGTCGGCAGTATCAGCGTTGTCGACGGATCGACGTCGGCCAGAACCTCGCTCACGCTCGACGGCGCCCTGACCGATCCCGGCGTGTTCTGGCGGCTCTCCCACCCGATTCCGGTTATCGGGGCGCTCATCGATTCGCTGAACGACTAG
- a CDS encoding AAA family ATPase encodes MPESGLSLVVSAILARLGDPTTEVVLIDGPSGAGKSTLADALVATWPGSVEPMLVRMDDIYPGWDGLRAAGEHVAVNLLEPRACGERARWQRHDWARDTNAEWNLVPASGPLVIEGCGALTAANRRFATLAVWLDADDSVRKTRALARDEGAFDAHWDGWQEQFERFVDREDPESLADLVLALD; translated from the coding sequence TTGCCTGAGTCCGGTCTGTCCCTGGTAGTCAGTGCAATCCTCGCGCGGCTGGGGGACCCGACAACTGAGGTGGTCCTCATCGACGGCCCGAGTGGCGCGGGCAAGTCCACCCTCGCCGATGCCCTCGTGGCGACCTGGCCGGGGTCCGTGGAACCTATGCTCGTCCGGATGGACGACATCTACCCGGGCTGGGACGGGCTCAGAGCCGCGGGGGAGCACGTAGCCGTGAACCTGCTCGAACCGCGAGCGTGCGGTGAACGGGCCCGCTGGCAGCGGCATGACTGGGCGCGGGACACGAACGCGGAGTGGAATCTGGTACCGGCAAGCGGCCCCCTGGTCATCGAGGGGTGCGGCGCGCTTACAGCGGCCAACCGGCGGTTCGCGACGCTCGCTGTCTGGCTGGACGCGGACGACAGCGTGCGAAAGACACGGGCGCTGGCGAGGGATGAGGGTGCTTTCGACGCCCACTGGGACGGATGGCAGGAACAGTTCGAGCGGTTCGTCGACCGTGAGGACCCCGAGAGCCTTGCTGACCTGGTGCTCGCGCTCGACTAG
- a CDS encoding energy-coupling factor transporter transmembrane component T family protein has product MGAGDSALARVNPIAKLAVAVLISVTLLLSIDVVSASVALILVCVLLFWSGLDARGFWLRTAPLWLGAPFAGLTTVLYGEDSGTLLASWGFVSITEGSLALGIAIMLRVLAIGLPSIVLFATTDPTDLADGLGQVLHLPARFVLGGLAGLRMVGLFVDDWRALGQARRARGVGDVRMLVRFASQAFALLVLAIRRGSKLATAMEAKGFGSPIERTWARPSTVGRPELVLLLIGASIAAAAITAAVLAGTWEFILA; this is encoded by the coding sequence ATGGGAGCGGGCGACTCGGCGCTCGCGCGAGTGAACCCCATCGCCAAGCTCGCTGTTGCTGTATTGATCAGTGTGACCCTCCTGCTGTCGATCGACGTGGTCTCGGCATCCGTTGCCCTCATCCTCGTGTGCGTTCTGCTGTTCTGGTCGGGGCTCGACGCCCGCGGCTTCTGGCTCAGGACAGCGCCACTGTGGCTCGGCGCGCCCTTTGCCGGGCTGACCACGGTGCTCTACGGCGAGGATTCCGGAACGCTTCTCGCTTCGTGGGGTTTCGTGTCCATCACCGAGGGCTCTCTCGCCCTGGGGATTGCCATCATGCTCCGGGTGCTGGCGATCGGCTTGCCGAGCATCGTGCTGTTCGCAACGACCGACCCGACAGACCTCGCCGACGGGCTCGGCCAGGTGCTACACCTGCCCGCGCGGTTCGTTCTCGGCGGGCTCGCTGGACTGCGGATGGTGGGATTGTTCGTCGACGACTGGCGTGCACTCGGGCAGGCACGTCGCGCCAGGGGAGTCGGGGACGTCAGGATGCTCGTCCGGTTCGCCAGCCAGGCCTTCGCGCTGCTGGTCCTCGCGATCCGTCGGGGCAGCAAGCTCGCGACAGCCATGGAGGCCAAAGGCTTCGGCTCGCCGATCGAACGCACGTGGGCCCGGCCGTCGACGGTCGGCAGGCCCGAACTGGTGCTGCTGCTCATCGGGGCGTCCATCGCGGCGGCGGCGATCACCGCGGCAGTGCTGGCGGGGACCTGGGAGTTCATCCTTGCCTGA
- a CDS encoding ABC transporter ATP-binding protein, with protein sequence MSGAQGAVPGAAIRATGWGWRHSGRAAPAVSELTLEIAPGERVLLLGASGAGKSTLLAALAGVLGGDEEGDETGQLLIDGARPADARGRAGLVLQDPDSQVVLARVGDDVAFACENLGVPRDEIWRRVHWALDAVGLRLPLDHPSSRLSGGQKQRLALAGVLAMRPGLVLLDEPTANLDPEGVTEVRDVVARVIADTGATLIVVEHRVAVWQDLVDRVIVLDPAGGVLADGTPADVLDTHGQSLAEAGVWVPSYPPVLPVRPARSGRGDELLAARDLSVGRTPFASRTRMTAASALDLSLFESESIAITGPNGAGKSTLALTLAGLLARLGGGLDARSPLARGLGPDPARWKSRELLTRMGTVFQDPEHQFLATTVRRELAVGPTALRLGDREVGERVDELLSRLRLDTLADANPFTLSGGEKRRLSVATILATRPQILFLDEPTFGQDAVTWRELVVLLGELVDSGSSIVTVTHDEDLVRALSDRQFAMDPSHAVLS encoded by the coding sequence GTGTCGGGAGCGCAGGGCGCCGTTCCCGGTGCGGCTATTCGCGCAACCGGGTGGGGCTGGCGGCACTCCGGGCGGGCCGCGCCGGCGGTCTCCGAGCTGACCCTCGAGATCGCTCCCGGTGAGCGCGTCCTGCTCCTCGGTGCGTCGGGCGCTGGCAAATCCACGCTGCTCGCCGCCCTCGCGGGCGTGCTCGGGGGTGATGAGGAGGGCGACGAGACAGGGCAGTTGCTCATCGACGGCGCGAGGCCTGCCGATGCTCGGGGCAGGGCTGGCCTGGTTCTCCAGGACCCTGACTCGCAGGTCGTGCTGGCGCGCGTCGGCGACGATGTCGCGTTTGCCTGCGAGAACCTCGGGGTCCCACGGGACGAGATCTGGCGACGCGTGCACTGGGCGCTCGACGCGGTTGGGCTTCGCCTTCCCCTCGACCACCCGTCGTCGCGGTTGTCAGGCGGGCAGAAGCAGCGGCTGGCTCTCGCCGGCGTCCTTGCCATGCGTCCTGGCCTCGTGCTGCTCGACGAGCCGACCGCCAACCTCGATCCTGAGGGAGTGACCGAGGTGAGGGATGTTGTCGCGCGGGTGATCGCCGACACCGGCGCGACCCTGATCGTGGTCGAGCACAGGGTCGCTGTCTGGCAGGATCTCGTTGACCGGGTCATCGTGCTCGACCCGGCGGGCGGAGTGCTCGCGGACGGGACGCCGGCCGATGTGCTCGACACCCACGGTCAGAGCCTTGCCGAGGCCGGGGTCTGGGTGCCCTCGTATCCACCCGTTCTGCCCGTGCGACCGGCGCGCTCCGGCAGGGGTGACGAACTCCTCGCCGCCAGAGACCTCTCGGTGGGACGAACGCCGTTCGCCTCGCGAACGCGGATGACGGCGGCATCCGCCCTTGACCTCTCGCTGTTCGAATCCGAGAGCATCGCCATCACCGGGCCGAACGGTGCGGGGAAGTCAACCCTTGCCCTCACTCTTGCGGGACTGCTCGCTCGCCTCGGCGGCGGGCTCGACGCGCGCTCTCCACTCGCCAGGGGACTCGGGCCGGACCCAGCGCGGTGGAAGTCGAGGGAGCTGCTGACGCGGATGGGCACCGTCTTCCAGGATCCTGAGCACCAGTTCCTCGCCACGACGGTGCGGCGCGAGCTGGCCGTCGGGCCGACGGCACTGAGGCTCGGTGACCGGGAAGTGGGCGAGCGGGTCGATGAGCTGCTCTCGAGGCTGCGGCTCGACACCCTGGCCGATGCGAATCCGTTCACCCTGTCCGGCGGCGAGAAACGGCGCCTGAGCGTCGCGACGATTCTCGCGACGAGACCACAGATCCTGTTCCTCGACGAACCCACCTTTGGCCAGGATGCTGTCACCTGGCGGGAACTCGTGGTGCTGCTCGGCGAACTCGTCGACTCGGGAAGCTCCATCGTGACGGTTACGCACGACGAGGATCTCGTGCGGGCACTGTCCGACCGGCAGTTCGCCATGGATCCCAGCCACGCGGTGCTGTCGTGA
- a CDS encoding ECF transporter S component, translated as MQFSESPSQVQHSTDAAGTPARGRRPSRWRVVDIVTASVIGVAAGVIFWAWGLAWGPISTALALTPGLGGLLAGGWLFAGVLGGLIIRKPGAAIYTELVAAAVSALIGTVWGFDTLIWGLIQGAGAELIFALFFYRRFGIGVALLAGAGAGVAVGLLDTTFTSYAALDAGAKLTYFVSAVASGVVLAGLLSWFAVRGLAGTGALSRFASGNSARAIPARATPRGN; from the coding sequence GTGCAATTTTCAGAATCACCATCACAGGTACAACACTCGACGGATGCCGCCGGCACGCCAGCGCGAGGACGACGTCCGTCCCGCTGGCGGGTCGTCGACATCGTCACGGCCAGCGTCATCGGCGTTGCCGCCGGCGTCATCTTCTGGGCGTGGGGACTCGCCTGGGGCCCGATCAGCACGGCGCTTGCGCTCACTCCGGGACTCGGGGGACTTCTCGCCGGAGGCTGGCTGTTCGCCGGGGTGCTCGGCGGGCTCATCATCCGTAAACCCGGTGCGGCGATCTACACGGAACTCGTTGCCGCTGCGGTCTCCGCACTCATCGGTACCGTCTGGGGTTTCGACACCCTCATCTGGGGTCTGATCCAGGGCGCTGGCGCCGAACTCATCTTCGCCCTGTTCTTCTACCGCCGGTTTGGCATCGGGGTGGCATTGCTCGCCGGTGCGGGAGCTGGCGTCGCGGTTGGGCTCCTCGACACGACCTTCACGAGCTACGCGGCGCTCGATGCCGGTGCGAAGCTGACCTACTTCGTGAGTGCCGTGGCATCCGGTGTCGTCCTCGCCGGCCTGCTGTCGTGGTTCGCTGTGCGTGGCCTCGCCGGGACCGGTGCCTTGTCACGGTTCGCCTCGGGGAACTCGGCTCGCGCGATTCCCGCTCGAGCGACCCCGCGGGGTAACTGA
- a CDS encoding DNA polymerase IV, with amino-acid sequence MSRQDGSARQVTRGDVDDTGASILHIDMDAFFASVELLDHPELRGKPVIIGNPEGRSVVTSATYEARRFGVTAAMPVSKAIRLCPQATILPPHHQRYTEYSRQVMAIFRDATPLVEPLSIDEAFLDVSGARRLIGSPAVVGQHIRERVHRETGLTCSVGAAATKFVAKVASGRAKPDGLLVIPPAETLAFLHPLPIRALWGVGAKTEESLHRLGLSTVGDVADTPLATLTRAVGEATGVKLHELSHGRDARRIVTATSEKSIGHEVTFDVDVTDPARVRLELLRLADQVAVRLRKSGASARTVAIKVRFEDFTTVTRSRTFSEPTNVGRRLFEGANELLTVLGIDGRAIRLIGVRAEQLTDEQDAVAALWDPDEEWREAETTIDSLRARFGGQAVRRASLLGRKGNDTAGGTRAPAP; translated from the coding sequence ATGAGCAGGCAGGACGGCAGCGCACGACAGGTCACGCGAGGTGACGTCGACGATACCGGTGCCAGCATCCTGCACATCGACATGGACGCATTCTTTGCGTCGGTGGAGCTGCTCGACCACCCCGAACTCCGCGGCAAGCCGGTGATCATCGGGAACCCGGAGGGCCGGAGTGTTGTCACCAGCGCCACCTATGAAGCACGGCGATTCGGTGTGACCGCTGCCATGCCGGTCTCGAAGGCGATCCGGTTGTGCCCGCAGGCAACGATCCTTCCACCGCACCATCAGCGGTACACCGAGTACTCCCGTCAGGTCATGGCGATCTTCCGGGACGCGACTCCGCTCGTCGAGCCGCTGAGTATCGACGAGGCGTTTCTCGACGTCTCGGGGGCGAGACGGTTGATCGGGTCGCCCGCCGTCGTCGGTCAGCACATTCGTGAGCGGGTGCACCGCGAGACCGGGCTGACCTGCTCGGTCGGTGCCGCTGCGACCAAGTTTGTGGCGAAGGTCGCGTCAGGACGCGCCAAGCCGGACGGACTCCTCGTGATTCCGCCGGCCGAGACGCTCGCGTTTCTGCATCCGCTCCCGATCCGTGCGCTGTGGGGAGTCGGAGCAAAAACGGAGGAGTCCCTGCATCGGCTCGGCCTCTCGACCGTCGGCGACGTCGCCGACACACCACTCGCGACCCTGACCAGGGCCGTCGGGGAGGCCACCGGCGTCAAGCTGCACGAGCTCTCTCACGGACGTGACGCCCGCCGCATCGTCACAGCGACGTCGGAGAAGAGCATCGGGCACGAGGTCACGTTTGACGTCGATGTCACTGACCCGGCACGCGTACGGCTCGAGTTGCTCCGGCTGGCCGACCAGGTGGCCGTGCGGCTCAGGAAAAGCGGCGCTTCCGCCAGAACCGTCGCGATCAAGGTGCGGTTCGAGGACTTCACGACGGTGACCAGGTCGCGCACGTTCTCCGAGCCCACGAACGTCGGCCGGCGTCTCTTCGAGGGCGCGAATGAGCTGCTCACCGTCCTCGGCATCGACGGCAGGGCGATCCGCCTGATCGGGGTTCGCGCGGAACAGCTCACCGACGAACAGGATGCCGTCGCCGCGCTGTGGGATCCGGACGAGGAGTGGCGAGAGGCGGAGACAACCATCGATTCGCTTCGCGCGAGGTTTGGTGGCCAGGCCGTCCGGCGCGCGTCCCTCCTGGGCAGGAAGGGAAACGACACAGCGGGCGGGACGCGGGCACCCGCGCCCTGA
- the gatB gene encoding Asp-tRNA(Asn)/Glu-tRNA(Gln) amidotransferase subunit GatB, producing the protein MAKDALMDYEKALELFEPVLGFEVHVELNTKTKMFSSAPNEFGSLPNTNVSPVCLGLPGSLPVVNGQAVRYAISLGLALGCSIAPSSRFARKNYFYPDLAKNYQISQYDEPIAFDGSVDVELPNGRLVTVSIERAHMEEDAGKLTHVGGSTGRIQGAEYSLVDYNRAGVPLVEIVTDIIYGAEADAPELAKAYVATIRDIVTSLGISDAKMERGNLRCDANISLRPRTPEGEPPAPLGTRTETKNVNSLRSVERAIRYEIQRQAQVLADGGTIIQETRHWHEDTGRTSAGRPKSDADDYRYFPEPDLLPVEPSLELIEELRAALPEPPAARRRRLKAEWGFTDLEFQDVVNGGLLVEITATVAAGAKPAAARKWWTGEISRIANAQGTEASALVSPENVAALAALVEDGTLTDKLARQVLEGVIAGEGSPQEVVDARGLAVVSDDGALIAAIDDALASQPDVLAKIRDGKVQAAGAVIGAVMKAMKGQADAARVRELVLERAQG; encoded by the coding sequence ATGGCGAAAGACGCCCTGATGGACTACGAGAAGGCGCTTGAGCTGTTCGAGCCGGTGCTCGGCTTCGAGGTCCACGTCGAACTCAACACCAAGACGAAGATGTTCTCGTCAGCGCCGAACGAGTTCGGCTCGCTACCGAACACGAACGTCTCGCCGGTGTGCCTGGGCCTTCCCGGCTCGCTTCCCGTCGTCAACGGACAGGCGGTCCGCTACGCGATCAGCCTCGGCCTCGCGCTCGGCTGCTCGATCGCGCCGTCGTCGCGGTTCGCGCGGAAGAACTACTTCTACCCCGACCTGGCCAAGAACTACCAGATCTCGCAGTACGACGAGCCGATCGCCTTCGACGGATCTGTCGACGTCGAACTGCCGAACGGCCGCCTCGTCACCGTGTCGATCGAACGCGCGCACATGGAAGAAGACGCCGGCAAGCTGACCCACGTCGGCGGGTCGACCGGCCGCATCCAGGGCGCCGAATACTCGCTCGTCGACTACAACCGTGCCGGTGTCCCGCTCGTCGAGATCGTCACAGACATCATCTACGGTGCCGAAGCGGATGCCCCCGAGCTGGCCAAGGCGTACGTCGCGACGATCCGCGACATCGTCACGAGCCTGGGGATCTCCGACGCAAAGATGGAGCGCGGGAACCTGCGTTGCGACGCCAACATCTCGCTGCGTCCTCGCACACCCGAGGGCGAGCCGCCCGCTCCGCTCGGAACGCGCACCGAGACGAAGAACGTCAACTCGCTGCGCTCAGTTGAGCGCGCCATCCGTTACGAGATCCAGCGCCAGGCCCAGGTGCTCGCCGACGGCGGGACCATCATTCAGGAGACCCGTCACTGGCACGAGGACACCGGCCGTACGAGCGCCGGCCGCCCGAAGAGCGACGCTGACGACTACAGGTACTTCCCTGAGCCCGACCTCCTCCCGGTCGAGCCGAGCCTCGAGCTCATCGAGGAACTGCGCGCCGCGTTGCCGGAACCCCCGGCCGCACGTCGTCGTCGGCTCAAGGCCGAGTGGGGTTTCACCGACCTCGAGTTCCAGGACGTCGTCAACGGCGGACTTCTCGTCGAGATCACGGCCACCGTTGCTGCCGGCGCGAAGCCCGCGGCCGCGCGCAAGTGGTGGACCGGAGAAATCAGCCGGATCGCCAACGCGCAGGGGACTGAAGCATCCGCCCTCGTTTCGCCGGAGAACGTCGCCGCACTGGCCGCTCTTGTCGAAGACGGCACTCTCACTGACAAGCTCGCACGTCAGGTCCTCGAGGGCGTTATCGCCGGCGAGGGATCGCCGCAGGAAGTTGTCGACGCCCGTGGACTCGCTGTCGTCTCCGACGACGGTGCCCTGATCGCGGCCATCGACGACGCCCTTGCATCGCAGCCGGATGTGCTCGCGAAGATCCGCGATGGCAAGGTTCAGGCGGCAGGCGCCGTCATCGGTGCCGTGATGAAGGCGATGAAGGGCCAGGCCGACGCTGCGAGGGTGCGCGAACTCGTTCTCGAACGTGCACAGGGCTAA
- the gatA gene encoding Asp-tRNA(Asn)/Glu-tRNA(Gln) amidotransferase subunit GatA: MNDIIRMTAADLSENLQSGEISAVDATQAHLDRIEAVDTDVHAFLAVSDTALATARRIDERRAAGEKLGPLAGVPLAVKDVLVTTDMPSTSGSKILEGYMSPFDATVVRLSREAGLIPIGKTNMDEFAMGSSTEHSAYGPTRNPWDLDRIPGGSGGGSAAAVAAFEAPLALGSDTGGSIRQPAHVTGTVGVKPTYGAVSRYGAIALASSLDQVGPVTRTVLDAGLLHDVIAKHDPKDSTSLADAWPSMADAARSGARGEGLAGLKVGVVKELSGDGFQAGVQSRFEETVALLTKQGAEVVEVSAPHFEYAVAAYYLILPAEASSNLAKFDSVRFGMRVQPEGGGTVEQVMAATREAGFGPEVKRRIILGTYALSAGYYDAYYGSAQKVRTLIQRDFNAAFEQVDVLVTPSAPTTAFKFGEKLADPMAMYLNDITTIPANLAGIPGISVPIGLAPEDGLPVGIQVMAPQREDARLYRVGAAIEALLEQQWGHTLISQAPALGGK; this comes from the coding sequence ATGAACGACATCATCCGGATGACAGCTGCCGACCTGTCTGAGAACCTGCAGAGCGGCGAGATCAGCGCTGTTGACGCCACCCAGGCGCACCTCGATCGCATCGAGGCCGTCGACACCGACGTGCACGCGTTCCTCGCTGTGAGCGACACCGCGCTGGCCACAGCCAGGCGCATCGACGAACGCCGCGCGGCCGGCGAGAAGCTCGGCCCTCTCGCTGGTGTTCCGCTCGCCGTCAAGGACGTGCTCGTCACCACCGACATGCCGTCGACCTCGGGCAGCAAGATCCTCGAGGGCTACATGTCGCCGTTCGACGCGACGGTCGTCCGGCTCTCGCGCGAGGCTGGCCTGATCCCCATCGGCAAGACCAACATGGACGAGTTCGCCATGGGCTCGTCGACCGAGCACTCCGCATACGGGCCCACCCGCAACCCCTGGGACCTCGACCGCATTCCGGGCGGATCCGGCGGTGGCTCTGCTGCCGCTGTCGCCGCCTTCGAGGCTCCGCTCGCGCTCGGCAGCGACACCGGTGGTTCCATCCGTCAGCCCGCGCATGTCACGGGCACCGTCGGCGTCAAGCCGACGTACGGAGCAGTCAGCCGGTACGGCGCCATTGCCCTCGCATCATCGCTCGACCAGGTCGGCCCCGTTACCCGCACCGTGCTCGACGCCGGCCTCCTGCACGACGTCATCGCGAAGCACGACCCCAAGGACTCGACGTCCCTCGCGGACGCCTGGCCGTCGATGGCGGATGCCGCCAGGTCGGGCGCTCGCGGCGAGGGCCTCGCCGGCCTCAAGGTCGGTGTCGTCAAGGAACTCTCCGGCGACGGCTTCCAGGCCGGAGTCCAGAGCCGCTTCGAGGAAACCGTTGCACTGCTCACGAAGCAGGGCGCCGAGGTCGTCGAGGTGAGTGCACCGCACTTCGAGTACGCCGTTGCCGCGTATTACCTCATCCTCCCTGCTGAGGCGTCGAGCAACCTCGCCAAGTTCGACTCCGTCCGGTTCGGCATGCGCGTTCAGCCGGAGGGCGGCGGAACCGTCGAGCAGGTCATGGCGGCCACCCGCGAGGCCGGATTCGGCCCAGAGGTCAAGCGCCGCATCATCCTCGGCACCTACGCACTGAGCGCCGGGTACTACGACGCCTACTACGGCAGCGCGCAGAAGGTCCGAACCCTCATCCAGCGCGACTTCAACGCCGCGTTCGAGCAGGTGGATGTTCTCGTCACCCCGAGTGCGCCGACAACGGCGTTCAAGTTCGGCGAGAAGCTTGCGGACCCGATGGCGATGTACCTCAACGACATCACCACCATCCCGGCAAACCTGGCCGGTATCCCCGGCATCAGCGTTCCGATCGGCCTCGCGCCGGAAGACGGCCTGCCGGTCGGCATCCAGGTCATGGCGCCGCAGCGTGAAGACGCCCGTCTCTACCGCGTTGGTGCGGCAATCGAAGCTTTGCTCGAGCAGCAGTGGGGTCACACTCTGATCTCACAGGCTCCGGCACTGGGAGGAAAATAA
- the gatC gene encoding Asp-tRNA(Asn)/Glu-tRNA(Gln) amidotransferase subunit GatC: MSEISEEQVAHLANLARIALTPEEISSLTTELDQIVDSIAKVQKVATDDVPATSHPVPLSNVFRDDVVGDTLTIEQALQNAPEQADNRFKVSAILGEEQ; this comes from the coding sequence ATGTCTGAAATTTCTGAGGAGCAGGTGGCGCATCTGGCGAACCTCGCCCGAATTGCCCTCACTCCCGAAGAGATCTCGAGTCTCACGACCGAGCTCGACCAGATCGTCGACAGCATCGCAAAGGTGCAGAAAGTCGCCACTGACGACGTTCCCGCGACGAGCCACCCTGTCCCGCTCTCCAACGTCTTCCGCGACGACGTTGTCGGTGACACGCTCACCATCGAACAGGCCCTCCAGAACGCGCCGGAGCAGGCAGACAACCGGTTCAAGGTCTCAGCGATCCTCGGGGAGGAGCAGTAA